The genome window AAATTTATGACAGTTAACTTTTCTAAAGATTTTGTAAATTCTTCCTCAAATGACCTTATGTAAAAGTATACAGCAGAAATACTATATAAATTGCCAACTCacctgctgaaaaaaaaaaaaaacagtgttggCATTCCAAGTGGaccactttctttttaattatacttATTCATAGGTccttttattgaaatttaaaactttacatatttactttttcCTAGGTGAATCTCATCTCTTATTGGTTGGGGATCCTGGTACAGGGAAATCTCAATTCCTGAAATATGCAGCAAAGATTACACCAAGATCTGTGCTGACCACAGGAATTGGATCTACAAGTGCAGGTACTTTATGTGACAATTTCAAGTAATTTAATATTACTACAGAAGCTAACACAAGagttttttcttatgaaaaactGCCTATAATAGGGTAATTATCAAGCTAATTTTTGAGATTGCCCAAAACTGAAGGAAATATGCAACATTACTTTTGTAGttctaacaaaatattttgaaagctcCACCTTCACTTATCTTTGCATCTTAATTTTGAACAATCCTCTTTGATATTCTCATTCTCTACTGATTCCCATCATACATATTTATGCAGAAAAAAGTACACATCATCTGGCATTTTATGAAGACCCAGCAAACAGAATGTTAAAGTAAACTAAACGGGTAAATTTACAAAAGTAGACAGAAGGTAAAGAGTTTAAGGCATGTTCATTCTCATAGATCTGACAGGCAACAGTAGCTTCTATAGAAATAGGTAGAAAATTTGTCTATTAGTATTTGGAAGGCATATTTTCAACACTGCAATGTGAAGCTTCATTTATACATTGTAATGATTCTTTTGCAAGCACACTTAAAAGCCTTTGCAGATAGAATGTCAAGATTTGATTATAAAGTGACCTAGggaatttaggaaaaaattattttaaaaaatgttttgatgcCATTTTATACTTTTACACTTTTGATTGGGATAGTGTTTCAACTGTTCTTCTAAAAATAAGCCCTTGGTTtcacacattttacaaatgttatttGCTACTTGTAAAGGGAGTCTAGCTTCCATTGACCTGTGCCTAAGTTTCTTATGAGAagcttatactttaaaatttatcataTAACTGAAAATGCTCCACTAATGGTCTTATATAAGTAGGAAACCATTTTGAAGAGCCTGTCAGGTTTTGAAACATGAATATAACTGAACAGTACATTAAGCATTGACAAGGGATTCTGGAGAGTAGATAAACTTCAGGTTACTAGAAAGGCAGGCagtaagaatatataaagaatatttcctATGCATTTTAAAATCCTTATGACTGAATGTACTAGAGTCTGTATAAAATGATAATAGATGTTTGCCAAGGAATTATGCAAAATGTTTCCTAAGTAATCATGTGGAATGTCAAAATATAAGTCCAAGCTATCTTGTGGGCTATTCATAATTTCAGACTATTAGGGCAATTTAAAAGTGAATAGCTGCTGATTCACTGGATTAATGAATTAGTGTAAAAAATGTACTGGcacttttccctccttttttatgTCAAGATCATAATCCAAATCTGAGAGAAAAGACAGGTATAGGGAATATAAGCTTTACAACTGTAGAAAAGTTATTGCTACTTCTGCCTAAAGGGCCAGACTAGCCCTTCTTAAAATTGTAGATTGCTACCCATTAGAAAGTCATAAAAGTCAATTCATTGGGTCAGAAGCAGCACTTTGAcaatgaaatacaattttaaagaaatgccaGAATACTGCAGATAGTAAAGGTGCACTAAGGGTGCATTTTCATGAAAGTACTTATGTTACAGGGATCacgctttatttttttaaaaacaatttttgtatCATGGATCAtgataaaaagttttgaaaactgCTGCCACAATCTTGGGAAAACTAGAGacacaaattttaaaaccaaaggATAAGACCACATTGGAGCCTAAGGTTAAGAATgagcaaatacacacacacttcctCAGACTTCCTGAATGTTTTCTGAGCTCAAGTGGTACCCCTATTTCCTCCAATCTTCTCACCTATCTCTTCAGTGCCATAGTAATTTTGTTCATGCTTGTCTTCTCAGGACACAGCTATTTACTCTGATCAAAAGGGGGAAAACAATTCTATACCTTCTAGCTATAATTCAGATATAGTATCTATAAATGAGGCTAAACAGGGAAAAGACCTACATGCTACAGTTTCTTAGTTCCTAATGTATGAATTCTAAATCTATTTTCATTccgtttttaaaaaattatcttggccaggcgtggtggctcacgcctgtaatcctagcactctgggaggccgaggcaggcggattgctcgaggtcaggagttcgaaactagcctgagcaagagcgagaccccgtctctactataaatagaaagaaattaattggccaactaatatatatagaaaaaattaaccgggcatggtggtatatgcctgtagtcccagctacttgggaggctgaggcagcaggattgcttgagcccaggagtttgaggttgctgtgagctaggctgacgccacgacactcactttagcctgggcaacaacgtgagactctgtctcaaaaaaaaaaaaaaaaaaaaaaaaaaattatcttatgaAGACATaacatttaagataaaaaaaatcagctagataaatgggtcaaaaaaaaaagataaaaagaaacagtttgTGCCCCAAACTTCTGTGAAGATTAACTATCCATTTATAAATTGACATAAAAACCTTTTGATATTACTACAAATTGATAGTTATTAGAATAAAAACTCAGCAGTAAATTACTTTATTTGGTGATTTGGCTTATTAGGCTTTATTTCTATAAAGCACatattgcttctgtttatattaaTCACTGAGCTCTTATTGGAAagtaatgcttttattttcagtttaatattttaacattttttttaactgcaattagacaaaaaatgagattttcttcataaagtttaacaagtattttacttttaaaatgtattaactgGTTAATGGACAGTATTTTAATCTGGCATATTAAATTTCAAACTTTAACATTTGGCAAAACTTGGCttcataaatttacttttttaggataataggaaatatatacaatttagaATCTATATTTAGACAAAtgccctttcctttcctcaacaTAAAACCTTTAAAAAGTGCAAGTATAAAAGTTTCAGCTTTGAAGGCACTGTATAACCTGCATTATATTGCTGTCTTGCTGAgcaagaataatgaaaatattctaccCTTAATTTAATTGATCATAAGAAACTTTTTGAGGAAGGACCTAGCTCTCAAAAAGAACCTTTTAGCCCATCTAGTTAATGAATTGCTGTCCAACACTGCTTTTCAAAAACTTATATGGAAAAGCTATCTAGAAAATGTTAACCACAGATACATTTGATCTCATTCTTCATGTCAGAGAAGATGGAGAAGAGTGGTACAGGtgtgaaaatatacatatttctaaaatagtaaCTACtacaataaagttaaatatacctTTCTAAATCCAATGTTTTTGTATACTCTTTTTATATCCTGCCAACAAGTGATCAGaagaattttaaagagtttattatatttgtatttttataaatctaatagACAAATTTGAGTTATTATAATCTTCTGTTCTTCAATTTAGGGAGTCTGTATTTGTTCTTGATATTGTATTTGGTCTTGAATTCAATGGGTAGTAACAATGTATGATTCAAGAAGTGCTCAGATGTCCTAAACtctgttataaaaacaaaaaccatagcCAGGTTTTATAAACAATTAGCCACATTTGTTATTATCttagaaaacaaaccaaatgttgTCCAACATTATGTGAACTGTAATAGTAGCCATGAGAGGCTTCAGGGTGACCtggaaaataaaatcctaaagtTCTTGGTAGCATATAGTTAATTTCAAATCCCCTTTTAAAGGCCATaccaaaaaagaatagaaatttaccCCTTAAATTAAACCACACTGTGTTTTCATAGGAAGAACTATTTTAGTTGAAGTGAACTTCGTTCTTTCAAAGGCCAGTAAAATAGTGGTCCAAAGATTACTGTCCAAGAGGCTAACATATCTTGACAGCCTGGTCCAatgattcatatttttctttgtaagtgcTTTAATTACAtgtaaaggagaagaaaataatatatatgctttAATTAGAGTAGTTTCAggacaaataaaataacacattagagaaaaaaattacttaaaaatagttgTATTTATATTCCACAATTTGTTCAAATACTGGTTTTCTTATAAACTTTCTACaggatgttttaaaacaaattcttcaCATTGTATCTTGACTATGTACTTACGGAATTTCAGGGAAATAGTTCTGTGTTTTTAATAGCTTAATTTGTACTAAAGGGATGGCAGGTGGTCACATGCAGTCCATGTGGGATTCTAACATGACATTTAGTGAGTTTTCTGATGTAGACCATCCCTTTGACGCTGAAGGTAATGCATCTGTTGAAAGAAGTGACTGTAGATTTGGATTACTGCTCTCTGCATCTTCCAgtttttctgtgttatcttcCCAATTAATGTGGAATCTTGTGACCCTGGGATTAGATGCCAAAATGTTCCTTTGAAgctagaggaggaagaaaatatggTAAACATTAATAAAGTTAGATCACCATATGCATATAGGAGCTTAATAAATGGTTCTAGTTAGTACTCCTGAAGGGCTAAGTTCATATACAAAGTGTAAGTCAAATAAAGAAAGCaccttaaatataatataaacaaataaggACTAGGGCCATGGCAAAGAGATTACTTTAGGTGAATGGAAACATATGGAGAATCTGAGATGATACACATCCAGGTCTTTTACTATTCAACAAAATACCTTCTCTATACTTCTGTTTTCTAAAGGGGagacaatcttttctttttttgaagatgAATGCTTCAGAAAATGCTTCATTTGACAAACTGAGTCTCTTCAGATTGCTgtctttttaaggaaaatgaaaaatttcctcACATAAAACCTCATTATTAATGGTTTTAAAGAAGGCTTTTAAAGATGTTTCCCTCATAGAAACAGTATtctagtttattatattttctgctaTACAAGGTGCCATACAGGAAACTAATAAACTGGATCAATGGAAGGTCCTACAACCAGGATGAAAAATATTCCATCCTTATTATCAGAAAGGAGAACATTCTATTCTGTTGCCCAGTAATTTTTTTTGCATGGTCTAAGAGATAGTGTGTCATGTTCAACTTCCTTTACTTTGCATCCTCACAAGATCCCCAATTACTAAACTGTTATAGTTCCCAATGGAAAATAAGATACTAAATATCTTTGAGAATGGTGAATCACAGATTTCAGCTTCTCACTCTGAATTTAAACTTTTTCACCATCAGAAATATTTAAGAGCTTTACTTTACCTCTACAAATGGCAGATCTTTAGCATATAGGTATTCTGAGATAACACTGttcacatgaaaaataaacagaattttccCCCACAATTGTAGGAAGAGTTATACACAAAAATATCAATTACTGAATAATCAGTATAACAAACATGAATTTGCATGTCCTAAAGATTGAAATGAATAGAATTATGTATGGGAAATGCTACACAGAAAGCCATAAACACAGGCTTATTTCTTATACGAGACACTTTCATTTTCCTGAACCACTAGAGATGCTCAGGTGTCTGCCCAACATTAATTACTAATGACTCACCTAGAGGTAGGGTTTGAGGTCATCCATAGTAATGGAACAATAATTAGTTAGCCCAGTTGGCACAAGGacctcaaatttattttctctcaaagTCATTTTCATGGTGTACTATGAAACAGCAATAGCAACCACCTAAAAAACTGTACagtaaaagtaattaaaaagcaATAGTAAGAACATTACCTTAGAAAAGTCTGGTTTTACTGGTGGATTTTCTCTTAATTCTGTTTCAGTATATTCATTATTTACATAATAGCCAACTCTAATGAATTCTTGACCTCGATAGGTACAAGTAATTAGCACAACTGTTACCCCTACTGCATCTGCATCTGGAATGAGTCCTGGATTAGGTGCATCAGcctagaatttaaaaagaaaaggaaaacaataaaagctGTTAAGAGCAGGCAAGGCTGGAGTTTTAGTTACCTTGAGCACCATCAGTTGAGGATGCAGCAACAAAAACTTGGGAAATCATACTGGGAAGGCAAATGCTCATTTTTGAGATTGACTTATAGCTAGAAAGTACAGTTCCTTATAAGTATCCTCGATACTTCAAAGTGTCCCCAGACTTCTCTTAGGAAACAATTTTGGCTACAGTGCATGGTGGTTCATGAGGGATTATGCAATATTCATTACAAAACCTTTTATAAAATGTAGTAAACAAAGCAATAGTCTTATTGATTTTAACCTTTTCCAGTCATAATTTTCAGACCTAAATTAGTAAACATTAAAGTATCTCCACACAAACTGTTAGCAGCAAATGGTTATTATACCAGTTTCTTTCCTCAACTCTGGACGCTTATATTCTCACACCCATTCAACCTCACCTCACAGATACTCTAAGAGATAGTATAAAACTGCAAATGGGATGGAAATAGGTATTTAGCAGATTTTCAAAAAGTACTGACAATCGTTTGTTGAGACTACTGAATAGTCACTTTGCTAGGCACTACAGTATAGTGTACTGTTTAAACCACACATATTGTAGAAATTCAGTGAAGGTAAAGATTGTTTTAGGCAATTTTCAAAGACCTTGTTTTGAATCTCAAGCTATTGTAAGCCGAACCCAGAGGAATGCAGAAGGTAAGCAAGCAAGTTAGAGGCGGCTAAGAGCATGAGCAAAGGATAGGACCCTGTCTGCAGCAGCATGTGGAACAGTAAACAAACTCACTGATGGAAGGAGACACAGATTGAGGGGACATAGGCAGTGATAGCTGAGGCATCTGAGCTCCACCTGAGGCAGCCATTCTGGGTGGTGAGTGGGTCAAGCCCCAGCAAATTACCTTACTATTGCTGGGACACCAAGGAACATCCTTGCGCCCAGGTGAATACTTCAGCCAATGTCTCACCTTGGAAACTTTGAAAACTAATGTTTATTGTATGCCTACCACATGCAGATGACACAAAAAGGCATAAAATATCTACCTGGTTATCTAGGCTAAAAACCTCAATCATCCACACCTTTTCTATCTCCTATACCTAGTCAGTctcaacatttttcatttctaaaggcTGAATCTGTATCTTCATCTCTTATCTAGAATATTCCTAAACTTTCTAACTGGTCTCCCCAGCTCTAGCCTATCATGTGCGGTGCTACCAGCATTAGCTATTTAAACACAGATCTGTTCCTATCTCTTTGCCTGGTTTTAAAACCTCAGATGATTGTTCCCattcttaaaagataaaatctCACTTCTTTAACTTCATTTATAAGGCTAGTAAAAGTTTGCTTTCAACCAACATCTCCATTCACACCTCCTTGAACTCCACCCTTGTTCTAGATATGAATTACccagttttttaaaacattgtgctAATCTTTCATGCTCTGTTCCTCTAACAAACTGTTCCCTTGGCCTAAAAGGTCTTTCCCTCACATCCTGAAATATTCATCTTTTGATGCTTACATCAAATGTATCCTTCTCAATGAAGCCCTTTCTAATTCAGAAGGTAGAATCAATAGATTCTTTTTGTACTGGACACAAATCCTCTACAAATGCATGTGCAACAATCTAAATATATGATTACTTTTCAGTCTTCCCTGCTACACACTCACACAACTCAAGCTTTATCCAGGGCAAGAGTCCCATCCAGTTATCTTTGCAATCTCATGTCTGGCACAGCTATGAAcacttagtattttaaaattcattcataacTCAGTTCCTGACCTGAAGGGGCTTATGATTTCTCTGGAGAGACACCAGGATGGGGACAGAGAGCCTGTCCTGGTGAATGTGCTGTGTGTCTTAGTGATCCTATGCACCCCCCTCCCTAAAGGAGTTATGTTACTTCCAGGGTGCCCAGAGGTATTCCAATGTACTGGAAGTGGGTAGAGATGGGAAATATAATTCAGTACTGCTATGGGAACTCTTCACCACATTGCTTCCCATACCCTCAGTAGTAATTGGTTCTAgacatgtttgtgttttaaaatttgtttgcaaatattaaaacaactaaaattgaGCTTTAGCTTGAGCAAATTTGGGTAGAGAAACTTACAGTCCTCTCGGATCATTTAAGATGGATAAGTGCTGCACAGAGATGTTTGACTCTAGCCAGCAATAGTAGGCAGATGTTTGGACATCTTCCTGCTAGCCTTTGACCTACTCACAAGAGAGCATGTTTAACTATTCTGAGAGGCAAAATCATGGCAGACCAGGAGAATATTACAGcagtttaaaacacaaaacaaaaggtGTACTTTAGCTTCTGTCTGTGGATAATGgtgaattttgtaaaatatatgggCCAAACAAATGACCTAAACCACACTGTGCCGCCTCTGTTCTTATTGGCAATGATACCAAGGTAAAGCTACTCAAAAATCACCAGAAGGAAacatttttgcataatttttttcctacagcACTCTCAGCCAAAAGCTTAGGAGTGTTCTTAACATAAACACAAAAGATTTTCAAGGGTTTGTTTCAAAAATAAGGCATTTACTTGCAAGTTTTCAGAGTAGCACAAAAAGGTATATCACTGTATATCAACTCAAGTTTCTTGTACGGTATCATGAATCATCATCCAAAGTATGGGTTCCTCAGGCTTGTGCGTCAAAGCAAATCCTGCTTCTTTATATAACAATTCCATGAAGCTAAGAGAGTAAAAATTTAGTTCTAATTATAGCAACAGGACACTATTAGTTAGTGATAGtactaaatgctttatttttcataacattCTTATGAGGTAGAATACtgtccacattttatagatgacaagaGTGACCAAGGAAGGTTAGGGAGGTTGTCTAAAGTCACATATGGCTAATAAGCAGAGGAGTCAGGATTTGATCCAGGTCTATAACTGCAGTGCTTCCTCCCCCAGAACAGGGCATTGTTACCTATGTATTTTACAGCCTTATGCACTCATACAACTCAGGTCAACAGCATTTTTAATTAGCATATTTGAGCATTTCTTAACCATTTGTTTAGAtacatcaaattattttttagagacagggtcttgtgctGTCACCCAGGTTGAAGTGCAATGGCCCAATtttagcttactgcagcctcaaacacttgggctcaagtgatccttctccttcagcctccctagtaacagactacaggcacgcatccTCATACtcggacaatttttttttcttttttcttttttttagaggcaggctgtcacaggctggtctcaaactcctggcctcaagcagtcctgcatcgctgagattacaggtgtaagccactgaaCCTGGCAGGATACATTCaattatttgttgctttttaacAAAAAGCACTAAGGCTAGAAAACCAAGACTCTGAATTATAAATTTAGGACAGGGAGGGAAAAGTGGCAGCTCTAGTAATGGCATGTGTCTAAGTGATTCTTCCCCAATTTCTGGTGAGATTATTTGACCAACAGCATTCATTAAAATGGGCCCCACCTGGAAAGTGAGAAAACATGGAGGTCAGGGATAGGAAGAGTTAGATTTTCTTTCTGGATTAAGTCTTTTCAGTGGGTTTTACTTAACTGTTAGGTAGAAATATTCGtaacaaaaatagttttttcaAAACCTATggctaggccaggcacagtggctcaggcctataatcctagcactctgggaggccaaggtgagtggattgtttgagctctggagttcatgaccagcctgagcaagagcgagaccccgtctctactaaaaatagaaagaaattagctggacaactaaaaatatatagaaaaaattagccaagcagaGTGGtatgtgcttatagtcccagctatttgggaggctgaggcaggattgcttgagctcaggagtttgaggttgctgtgagctaggctgacgccatggcactcactctagcctgggcaacatagtgagactctgtctcaaaaaaaaaaaaaaaaacttacagctAGTTACTCTTCGgactattataataaatatctttcttgAATTAAGAATGGATAATTGAGAAATGACTGAATACTTTTACATAGCTATTTAACATGggttaaaagaaataacactttTGAATACAGAAGACAGTGTCTGAAGACCTGGCACAGACCCATATACTGTGAGTGGTATCTAAGAACATAATTTATATTAGAATTTCCCCTCACAAATAACTGGTGGGGCAATAGTATATTTGTAACAGTAGTCCTCTGTAAGATACATAGATTATTAGATGCTGCAGTAAACCACCAGACTTTGATTCCAACAACCAAAGATCACCCATCTCTATCTACTAACATACCTGTTAACATAGCTCACTtacttattatgctgaaataaagttgtttttgttaCATCATCACCATTCCTAGTAGCTGAAACCATAAACTAAAGATGCATTACTAACTATTCTAGTTAGTAATAAGCATTTTGAATCCATGTTTTGGGCTGCTAGACAGCAACCTGGGAAGTCTGATCCTAAGGGACTATTCCCAGAAGAGcccaaaattaaccatcatgtaCGCCATGATATAGTATAAAGTTTACTGTATGTTGTGCATCTCCCTAAAGTAAATATCACATTAACATTTCTGATCATATAAAACCAGGAAGTAGAGTTCTGTTGTGACACACAGATTGCCTAAAACATGATGGAAGCAAGTTAAAAGTGAATATAGCAGAAGCAGAATGATTTAAcccaaaagaaaatggataagGAGGAGATAATACAGTCTATTTAGAAACATTTGGCATACACATTTACCAAGATTTATCTTACCTGAAATACAAACATGTGCCTTCCTGCAGGAACAGGACCCACTAAAACAGAATCTAAAACTTGATCGTATTCTTCACTTTCTGCAGAGCCCACATAGATAATTTTCCACTCCAAGTCTAGGGTAAAAACCAAAGCATTATTTCATACTCATTAATTACATTACCAGATGACATGAAAAACCTTTTTAATGTCCGCTTAACCATTTATTGGCTGCCAATATTGGCTTCTTATAGCCGAAAATCCAGAGAGGCGCTGAAATGCTCCTTATAAAATTCTTACCAGAAATCACACTTTATGCCAGAGTTTCTCAAAATGCTCTTTTGTGAATCACTGGTTCCTGGACAGTGCTCTTCACAAATAACATAGCCACAAACTTGGAAGATGCTATAAACCTTGTCTTGAGGATTCATAAAGCACACTCTAGTGTCCTGAGCTATCCTTCAGTAAAGAACACCAGTAACATTAAtccagcatttcccaaatttatttggtTATAGAATCCCTCCACCccttttttatgtcatttttttaacaCCTTCCTCAACACACGTTAGAAGGGCTGCCCTATACTATGTTGCAGAGACTCAAATCATCATAGAGCTCCAGAGTGGAAAAATCATTATGAGCAAACCTCCCTTGAGGCTCAGAAGTGGCATCAGCTTATCAACTCTTAAAGGACCacagttgtgtttttttccttatgcCACTCTCCTCATGTCATACATTCTTTAAATtaggaagaggaaactgagatctTTACACCACTTAATACAATAAAGTATATTCAGTGGAGATAGGTACAAGTAGACAAGACACTCAGATGTACCCCAAGACATTATATGTAATTCAATCTAGCAGATTTTATAATGTGCTCTGTGAGGAGAACCCCAAGATGAGCAGAACTGCCACTCTTTGAGGGAGCTTCCTTTTCAATAGGGGGTTAGAAGACAACTCCATACAAATCACCTCTGAGAGACCTCATCCTCTTAGGGTGTTTCGCACTATATGGCCTGCCTGTTGCATTCACTACTCTGAGACTGTACAAACACTCTCAAAGGGGTGTGTTTCTAGGCCATTCAAGGAGAATCTAGTTAGTGCCACTGTGTGTTGCCACTTTTGCATAACTGTGTAGATATATTTATGTTCCCCATATTGATAGAAATAGTATAGGTACTACTTCTTATTCATACTGTATTATAAACTGCCAATTTACTGAACTGAAGGCTCctttagatttat of Microcebus murinus isolate Inina chromosome 5, M.murinus_Inina_mat1.0, whole genome shotgun sequence contains these proteins:
- the ASF1A gene encoding histone chaperone ASF1A: MAKVQVNNVVVLDNPSPFYNPFQFEITFECIEDLSEDLEWKIIYVGSAESEEYDQVLDSVLVGPVPAGRHMFVFQADAPNPGLIPDADAVGVTVVLITCTYRGQEFIRVGYYVNNEYTETELRENPPVKPDFSKLQRNILASNPRVTRFHINWEDNTEKLEDAESSNPNLQSLLSTDALPSASKGWSTSENSLNVMLESHMDCM